The sequence GCCAAAAATAAGAACTGCGCGCTATCTCCTGCATTTGCAGTCATTACACCAGTGTTTATGTTTAAAAGATTTGTTGGAAATCCATTAGAAAAAATAAAATCGTATTGCTTTTCCAGTATTTTTTTGATTGAAGTTTTTACGTATCCAAAATGGTATTGATTTGCAACACTTTTTTGAATAAAATCAAGTGAGTTATTTATAAAATCGTCTTTGTTTATTTCGGTAATTACTTTCTTTTGTAAAACATCATCATAAAAAGATTGCAGATCTGATTTTGCTATTAAATACTGATTAGCAATTTCGACTATTTTGGTTTTGACAAAATTCTTTTCAGCAAATTCTTTAATAAGTTGATTATTAAAGTTATTATCGTTTAATCTTGTAATGAAATATCCTTTTAAGAATGTTTTTAAGTTGGTTATTGAGCCAAATAATGCAATGCCATTTTTAGTCAGGCTAAGATTAAAATTGGCTTCATTTATTGCTTTTATGTTTGTTTCGATAAATTCTATCTGCTGTTCTATCATTGATTAAGTTTAAGCAATTAATTTCAATCTTGTTTTTCAAGTTAAAAACCAAGATAAAAAAACGTTTCAATTTACTTATAAAAAATGAAACGTGAATTGGAAGGACTAATTATTTGAATAGATGCAGATTTTATAATAAAAATAAATTTTTCAAGCATCTATATTGGGTTCTGTCGCATCTAAAGCTAAGTTTTATCTTTGCCTTTTTAAATTCTTAAACTCTTAAACTCATGAATACTAAAGGTCATTGCTATCCGAAGTCTATTATACTGCAGGCAGTATATTTTAAGCTTAGGTTTACATTAAGCTATCGGGATGTTGAAGAGATCATGAAAATGCGAGGAGTTTCTGTTGATCATGCTACTATTCAGCGCTGGGTTTATAAGTTTACACCTTTGCTTGAGTCAGAGATGAAGAAGAGAAAAGTCAGAGTAGGGGCGAGTTGGAGATTGGATGAAACCTATATCAAAGTAAAAGGTATTTGGTGTTATTTATATCAAGCGGTAGATAAATTAGGCAATACAGTAGACTTTCTTTTGACCAGAAAAAGACAGAGAATGGGTGCTCAGTCATTTCTAATTAAAGCAATTAGTAATAACTACAAGCCAAGAGTAATAAATATTGATAAAAGTGGATCTAATACTGCCGCTATCAAAGTCTATAACAAGCGTTCATTCTCAAAGGTTAAAATTCGGCAGTGTAAATATCTCAACAATATTGTAGAACAGGACCATCGATTTATAAAATGGAGGATACAAAATGGGTTAGGCTTTAAAAGCTTTGAATCGGCAAGACGAACATTGAGCGGAATTGAAGTTGTGCATATGCTGAGAAAGAATCAGATGATTGGACATGGTACAACTATGTTTAAATCATTCTGTAAATTGGCGGGCTAACTTTTAAATTACTTCAATTCTTATATTTGATTCTGGCATATGCGACAGAACCGCCACGAATGCGCCACGAAGATTTTGTCTGTTTTTGAAAATATTGAAAAGCGGTATAAAAGAAGAAACCCTGCAAATCGTTTGATTTGCAGGGTTTTCCGTGAATTTTGGCCTTTTTTGTAAACTTTGAAAAGTCTCTTTTTAAGCTCTCAGCGGAGGAAGAGGGATTCGAACCCCCGGACCTGTTACAGTCAACAGTTTTCAAGACTGCCGCATTCGACCGCTCTGCCATTCCTCCAGTATGTTGCAATCATTTGCTGATTGCGAGTGCAAATATAAGATGCTTTTTCGGTTCTCAAAACTTTTTTGCAACTATTTGCAAAGAAAATTATATGTTATAAAAAAAGAAACCCTCAACAAAGTTAAGGGTTTCAAGTTCAGCGGAGAAAGAGGGATTCGAACAAAACCGTCACATCCCGCTTTTATACTGCATTTCTAATATTTTCTTGTTATTTTGCCACGAATCTGCCACGAACTTTTTGTCCATTTTTTTATATATTGAAAAGTTCCGGAGCAGATTATCCGTTTAAATAATGTCGTAATTCTTGTTAATTCGATATCAAAAATACGTTTTTTGTCGCAAGGGCAAAAAAAAAATGAAACCTTCTGAGTGATTTATTTGATAAGTGGTTGATGGATAATTACTATTGATTTTTGTTACAAAAATGTATCCCCCTCATCGAAAAATAAGTGGTTATCTTAAATTTTCTTCTAATGAGACTTTTTAAGGACGACTGCTTCATCAGTTTTAGATGCAAAAATCAGCAACCTAGTTTTTATAGTGTTTAACAGATGTCGAGGTACAAGTATTAATCTGAACAAAATAAAACAAAATAACGGCAAACAAACCTTTTTAAATCTTCTATTGAATAAGCTAAATTTGGTCAATTTGTAGGACGATATTTTTAAGAACACATTGACCCAGAGGCGGAAGCAAAGTTATCCTTGTTTAAACGTTTTTTAAGTTTAACTATATGATATTTCGTATCTTAAAATGTTAAATTTTTAATTTTGTTTAACCTTTTTTGATTTTAGTTAAACAAAATTTATTAACTTAGTGTTACAAATCAAAAAAAAGACTTATGAAAACTATCAAAATTAAATTAATGGCTTTTTTAGCCCTAATTGTTTTAGCAAGTACTTCATGTAGTAATGATGATGATAATTCATCTCAGCAGCCTCAGACTATAGTATCTATTGCTAAAACAAATTCGAATCTCAGTTCTTTGGTTGCCGCTTTAGATAAAGCAGGCCTTACAGCAACATTGAAC comes from Flavobacterium sp. KACC 22761 and encodes:
- a CDS encoding IS6 family transposase, whose product is MNTKGHCYPKSIILQAVYFKLRFTLSYRDVEEIMKMRGVSVDHATIQRWVYKFTPLLESEMKKRKVRVGASWRLDETYIKVKGIWCYLYQAVDKLGNTVDFLLTRKRQRMGAQSFLIKAISNNYKPRVINIDKSGSNTAAIKVYNKRSFSKVKIRQCKYLNNIVEQDHRFIKWRIQNGLGFKSFESARRTLSGIEVVHMLRKNQMIGHGTTMFKSFCKLAG